The Diaminobutyricimonas aerilata nucleotide sequence CGCCCTCGGCATCCCGTACTACGTGTGGGACTTCTCGGAGCGCTTCAAGCTCGACGTCGTCGACGACTTCGTCGCCGAGTACACCGCCGGCCGCACGCCCAACCCGTGCATGCGCTGCAACGAACGCATCAAGTTCGCCGCGCTGCTCGAGAAGGCCCTCGCCCTCGGCTTCGACGCCGTCTGCACCGGGCACTACGCCGACATCCGCACGGATGCGTCGGGTCGCCGTGAACTGCACCGCGCCGCCGCGTGGGCGAAGGACCAGTCCTACGTGCTCGGAGTGCTCACCGCCGAGCAGCTCGCCCACGCGATGTTCCCGCTCGGGGCGACCCCGTCGAAGCAGGAGGTGCGCGCCGAGGCCGCCGCCCGCGGACTGAGCGTCGCCGCGAAGCCCGACAGCCACGACATCTGCTTCATCCCCGACGGGGACACCCGCGGGTGGCTCGCCGACCGGCTCGGCGAGACGCCGGGGGAGATCGTCGAGCGCGACGGCACCGTCGTCGGCGAGCACCGCGGGGCCCACGGCTACACGATCGGCCAGCGCAAGGGACTCGCGATCGGCCGACCCGCCGCCGACGGCAAGCCGCGGTTCGTGCTCGAGATCCACCCCAAGCAGAACCGTGTGGTCGTCGGTCCCAGGGAGGCGCTCGAGGTCTCCGAGCTCGCCGGATCCCGTTACACCTGGGCCGGGGCTGCGCCGGAGGCACCGCACGAGGAGTTCGACTGCGACGTGCAGATCCGCGCGCACGCCGACCCGGTTCCGGCCGTCGCCGTCGTGCGCGACGGTGAGCTCGTGCTCACCCCGCGCGAGCCGCTCGGCGGAGTCGCGCCCGGTCAGACCGCCGTCGTCTACGTCGGCACGCGCGTGCTCGGCCAGTGCACGATCGACCGCACCGTCTCGGCCGTTCCGCAGCCCGCATCCTGAGGCTCCGCCGCGAGCACGATCCCGTGCCCGCCCGGCACCGTGGTGACGTCGGGGGTCGCCCGTAGACTCGCGGCGTGAGCGACATCGACACCCAGGTGCCCGAGCACACGGACGCCGGCCTCGCCGCCGCGCGGACCGAGGCGGAGCGCCTCACGGCCCGCATCCTCGAGCTGCGGGACGCCTACTACGAGCGCGACGAGGTGCTCGTCTCCGACGACGAGTACGACGCGATGATGCGCCGGCTCGAGGAGCTCGAGCGACTCCACCCCGAGCTGCAGGGACAGGACAGCCCCACCCAGACCGTCGGCGGTCGAGCGCAGACCACCCTGTTCGACCCGGTCACGCACCGGGAACGGATGCTCAGTCTCGACAACGTGTTCAGCCGTGACGAGTTCCTCGCCTGGGCGGCGAAGGCCGAACGAGACGCGGGCCGGTCGATCGCCTACCTGTGCGAACTGAAGATCGACGGGCTCGCGATCAGCCTCCGCTACGAGAACGGCCGGCTCACGAGCGCCGCGACGCGTGGTGACGGCGTCGTCGGCGAGGACGTGACCGAGAACATCCGGCGGGTGCCGGGCATCCCGCAGCGCCTCGCCGGAACCGGTCACCCGCCGATCGTCGAGGTGCGCGGCGAGGTCTTCTTCACCAACGAGGCCTTCGCCGCCCTCAACGCGGGGCAGGTCGAGGCGGGCGACCGGGTCTTCGCCAACCCCCGCAACGCGGCGTCCGGCAGCCTGCGGCAGAAGCAGGAGGGCAAGGCGCCCGCGGCGCTCGAGCGCATGATCGCCCGACTCGGCCGGCTCAGCATGCTCGTGCACGGCATCGGCGCCTGGCCCGACCCGCCCGTCGCCTCGCAGTCCCAGGTGTACGGGCTGCTCGCCGAGTGGGGCCTGCCGACGAGTTCGCACTACCGCGTCGTCGGCACGGCCGACGAGGCCGCCGCCTACATCGAGCACTTCGGCGAGCACCGGCACAGCGTCGAGCACGAGATCGACGGCGTCGTCGTCAAGGTCGACGAACTCGCCCTGCACGACGAACTCGGCG carries:
- the mnmA gene encoding tRNA 2-thiouridine(34) synthase MnmA → MRVLAAMSGGVDSAVAAARAVEAGHDVVGVHLALSRMPGTLRTGSRGCCTIEDSMDAQRAANALGIPYYVWDFSERFKLDVVDDFVAEYTAGRTPNPCMRCNERIKFAALLEKALALGFDAVCTGHYADIRTDASGRRELHRAAAWAKDQSYVLGVLTAEQLAHAMFPLGATPSKQEVRAEAAARGLSVAAKPDSHDICFIPDGDTRGWLADRLGETPGEIVERDGTVVGEHRGAHGYTIGQRKGLAIGRPAADGKPRFVLEIHPKQNRVVVGPREALEVSELAGSRYTWAGAAPEAPHEEFDCDVQIRAHADPVPAVAVVRDGELVLTPREPLGGVAPGQTAVVYVGTRVLGQCTIDRTVSAVPQPAS